The proteins below are encoded in one region of Williamsoniiplasma luminosum:
- the potA gene encoding spermidine/putrescine ABC transporter ATP-binding protein, with product MINKETNNIIEMRNITKEYDGQVILKGISFNIHEGEFITLLGPSGCGKTTTLRIIAGFEKQNSGDVFFEGKDLTPIQINKRPINTIFQSYALFPHLNVFDNIAFGLRNKKAKAESIEREVMKQIRLVGLEGHENKRIHEISGGQKQRVAIARALVMKPRVLLLDEPMSALDVKLKHQMQEELKRLQQEIGITFIMVTHDQEEALTMSDRIVVMNLGSIQQIGTPQEIYNDPENAWVAHFIGTSNLIEDGRFVKDNEVVIDGKKFECLDTNFGTDENNIDIVIRPEDIEFRKPNSGFFNGEITQMTFKGVYFEYLVETKHRTWLVQSTIEKELGEKVAIKWNSPSFIHVMWKQIEN from the coding sequence ATGATTAATAAAGAAACAAATAACATTATTGAGATGAGAAATATTACCAAAGAATATGACGGACAAGTCATTTTAAAAGGGATAAGTTTTAATATTCATGAAGGTGAATTCATCACCTTGTTAGGTCCATCTGGTTGTGGTAAAACCACAACCTTAAGAATTATTGCTGGTTTTGAAAAACAAAACTCAGGAGATGTTTTTTTTGAGGGTAAAGATTTAACCCCGATTCAAATCAACAAGCGACCAATTAATACTATTTTTCAATCATATGCCTTATTTCCTCATTTAAATGTTTTTGATAACATTGCTTTTGGTTTAAGAAACAAAAAAGCAAAAGCCGAAAGTATCGAACGTGAAGTGATGAAACAAATTCGTTTAGTCGGACTTGAAGGTCACGAAAATAAAAGAATCCACGAAATCAGTGGAGGTCAAAAACAACGTGTTGCCATCGCCAGAGCTTTAGTGATGAAACCACGTGTGCTTTTACTTGACGAACCAATGTCAGCTCTTGATGTGAAATTAAAACACCAAATGCAAGAAGAATTAAAACGTTTACAACAAGAAATTGGGATTACTTTTATTATGGTAACTCACGATCAAGAAGAAGCTTTAACGATGAGTGATCGCATTGTGGTGATGAACCTTGGAAGTATTCAACAAATTGGAACCCCACAAGAAATTTACAACGATCCAGAAAATGCCTGAGTAGCGCACTTTATTGGAACTTCAAATTTAATTGAAGATGGTCGATTTGTCAAAGACAACGAAGTTGTCATTGACGGTAAAAAATTCGAATGTTTAGATACTAACTTTGGAACTGATGAAAACAATATTGATATTGTGATTCGTCCAGAAGATATTGAATTTCGTAAACCGAATTCAGGTTTTTTTAATGGTGAAATTACCCAAATGACATTTAAAGGTGTTTATTTTGAATATTTAGTTGAAACCAAACACCGTACTTGATTGGTCCAATCAACAATTGAAAAAGAACTTGGTGAAAAAGTTGCTATTAAGTGAAATTCACCATCTTTCATTCACGTAATGTGAAAACAAATTGAAAATTAG
- the potB gene encoding spermidine/putrescine ABC transporter permease produces the protein MKKEKDLKLVNQFDTQQLDEAIDQEIDQVETRKKQLRISELKKSFSETKIFHFAKGKVWPVLLPFFIVMILLIILPLIAIVVYAVVQPTNDSIMFKISLENFVKFFSTSSIFVSLLLSIAYAVIASLICLVVGYPIALMMANIRSKILAKNLWVLVTLPIWISMLLKVLGLQSLFYLLGPTIIGTPIAVIIGMVYMFIPFAITPIYNSLESRKLDLEEAAKDLGMSPFKTFWAITFRGSIPGVLTAFTLVIVQAGTSLIVVHYLGDGKVNLIASVIESYFFKGNNFGFGAAISAVLTVFIFLLIVITKAISNKFEIQGGKKKWKNSSKVAISQ, from the coding sequence ATGAAAAAAGAAAAAGACCTTAAATTAGTCAATCAATTTGACACTCAACAACTAGATGAAGCTATTGATCAAGAAATTGATCAAGTTGAGACTCGTAAAAAACAATTAAGAATTTCAGAGCTGAAAAAAAGTTTTAGTGAAACAAAAATTTTTCACTTTGCCAAAGGCAAAGTATGACCAGTTTTGTTACCATTTTTTATTGTGATGATTTTGTTAATCATATTACCATTAATTGCAATTGTTGTTTATGCGGTTGTTCAACCAACCAATGATTCAATCATGTTTAAAATAAGTTTAGAAAATTTTGTAAAATTTTTCTCAACATCAAGCATTTTTGTTTCATTGCTTTTATCAATTGCTTATGCTGTAATCGCTTCGCTAATTTGCTTAGTGGTTGGTTATCCAATTGCTTTGATGATGGCAAATATTCGCTCAAAAATTTTAGCAAAAAATTTATGAGTATTAGTAACCTTGCCAATTTGAATTTCAATGCTTTTAAAAGTCTTGGGATTACAATCATTATTTTATCTATTGGGTCCAACAATCATTGGAACACCAATTGCTGTGATTATCGGAATGGTATACATGTTTATTCCATTTGCAATTACCCCAATTTATAACTCTTTAGAATCTAGAAAATTAGATTTAGAAGAAGCTGCCAAGGATTTAGGAATGAGTCCTTTCAAAACATTTTGAGCAATCACTTTTCGTGGATCAATTCCCGGTGTTTTAACTGCATTCACCTTAGTTATTGTTCAAGCCGGAACATCTTTAATCGTTGTTCACTATTTAGGAGATGGAAAAGTTAATTTAATTGCTAGTGTCATCGAATCTTATTTCTTTAAAGGAAATAATTTTGGATTTGGAGCCGCAATTAGTGCAGTCTTAACAGTCTTTATCTTCTTATTAATCGTGATTACTAAAGCAATTAGTAATAAATTTGAAATCCAAGGAGGTAAGAAAAAATGAAAAAATTCTTCAAAAGTAGCTATTTCGCAATAA